From a single Balearica regulorum gibbericeps isolate bBalReg1 chromosome 11, bBalReg1.pri, whole genome shotgun sequence genomic region:
- the PHF6 gene encoding PHD finger protein 6 isoform X2 has product MTSSVGQKKVSSRQRKCGFCRSNKDNECGQLLMSENQKVAAHHKCMLFSSALVSSHTDNESLGGFSIEDIQKEIKRGTKLMCSLCHCPGATIGCDVKTCHKTYHYYCALHDKAQIREKPSQGIYMILCRKHKKTTHNSEDLEESINEHELEPSPPKGKRRGRKGKPRKTNLKGQSEDTRSTSSHGTDEIESSSYRDRSPHRSSPSDTKPKCGFCHAGEEENEARGKLHIFNAKKAAAHYKCMLFSSGTVQLTTTSRAEFGDFDIKTVLQEIKRGKRMKCTLCSQPGATIGCEIKACIKTYHYHCGVEDKAKYIENMSRGIYKLYCKNHSGNDERDEEDEERESKSRGKSGTDHNDIPQQQLNGN; this is encoded by the exons ATGACAAGCTCAGTTGGACAGAAAAAAGTCTCTTCAAGACAAAGGAAGTGTGGTTTTTGTAGATCTAATAAAGATAATGAATGTGGACAATTATTGATGTCAGAAAACCAGAAGGTGGCAGCACATCACAAGTGTATG CTGTTCTCATCTGCACTGGTATCTTCACACACTGATAATGAGAGTCTTGGTGGATTCTCTATTGAagatattcagaaagaaataaagagaggCACTAAACTG atgTGCTCTTTATGCCATTGTCCTGGAGCGACCATTGGCTGTGATGTGAAAACATGTCACAAGACGTATCACTACTACTGTGCTTTGCATGATAAAGCTCAGATAAGAGAGAAACCCTCACAAGGCATTTACAT GATTTTATGTcgaaaacacaagaaaactaCGCATAACTCTGAAG ATTTAGAAGAAAGTATCAATGAACACGAGTTGGAGCCTTCACctcccaaaggaaaaaggaggggtCGTAAGggaaagccaagaaaaacaaatttaaaagggCAATCAGAAGACACTAGATCTACGTCCTCACATGGCACAGATGAAATAGAAAGCAGTTCCTAT agagaCAGGTCTCCCCACAGAAGCAGCCCCAGTGATACAAAACCTAAATGTGGATTCTGTCATGCaggtgaagaagaaaatgaagctaGAGGAAAGCTTCATATATTTAATGCCAAAAAGGCTGCAGCACACTATAAGTGCATG TTGTTCTCTTCTGGCACTGTCCAGCTAACAACAACTTCAAGGGCAGAGTTTGGTGATTTTGATATCAAAACTGTACTTCAAGAaatcaagagaggaaaaagaatg AAATGCACACTTTGCAGCCAGCCTGGTGCTACTATTGGGTGTGAAATTAAAGCCTGCATAAAAACATACCATTACCACTGTGGAGTAGAAGACAAAGCTAAATACATTGAGAATATGTCACGAGGAATTTATAA ACTCTATTGTAAAAACCATAGTGGAAATGATGAAAGAGATgaagaggatgaagaaagagaaagcaaaagccgtggCAAATCAGGCACTGACCATAATGAcattcctcagcagcagctcaatGGAAACTAG
- the PHF6 gene encoding PHD finger protein 6 isoform X1 gives MTSSVGQKKVSSRQRKCGFCRSNKDNECGQLLMSENQKVAAHHKCMLFSSALVSSHTDNESLGGFSIEDIQKEIKRGTKLMCSLCHCPGATIGCDVKTCHKTYHYYCALHDKAQIREKPSQGIYMILCRKHKKTTHNSEADLEESINEHELEPSPPKGKRRGRKGKPRKTNLKGQSEDTRSTSSHGTDEIESSSYRDRSPHRSSPSDTKPKCGFCHAGEEENEARGKLHIFNAKKAAAHYKCMLFSSGTVQLTTTSRAEFGDFDIKTVLQEIKRGKRMKCTLCSQPGATIGCEIKACIKTYHYHCGVEDKAKYIENMSRGIYKLYCKNHSGNDERDEEDEERESKSRGKSGTDHNDIPQQQLNGN, from the exons ATGACAAGCTCAGTTGGACAGAAAAAAGTCTCTTCAAGACAAAGGAAGTGTGGTTTTTGTAGATCTAATAAAGATAATGAATGTGGACAATTATTGATGTCAGAAAACCAGAAGGTGGCAGCACATCACAAGTGTATG CTGTTCTCATCTGCACTGGTATCTTCACACACTGATAATGAGAGTCTTGGTGGATTCTCTATTGAagatattcagaaagaaataaagagaggCACTAAACTG atgTGCTCTTTATGCCATTGTCCTGGAGCGACCATTGGCTGTGATGTGAAAACATGTCACAAGACGTATCACTACTACTGTGCTTTGCATGATAAAGCTCAGATAAGAGAGAAACCCTCACAAGGCATTTACAT GATTTTATGTcgaaaacacaagaaaactaCGCATAACTCTGAAG CAGATTTAGAAGAAAGTATCAATGAACACGAGTTGGAGCCTTCACctcccaaaggaaaaaggaggggtCGTAAGggaaagccaagaaaaacaaatttaaaagggCAATCAGAAGACACTAGATCTACGTCCTCACATGGCACAGATGAAATAGAAAGCAGTTCCTAT agagaCAGGTCTCCCCACAGAAGCAGCCCCAGTGATACAAAACCTAAATGTGGATTCTGTCATGCaggtgaagaagaaaatgaagctaGAGGAAAGCTTCATATATTTAATGCCAAAAAGGCTGCAGCACACTATAAGTGCATG TTGTTCTCTTCTGGCACTGTCCAGCTAACAACAACTTCAAGGGCAGAGTTTGGTGATTTTGATATCAAAACTGTACTTCAAGAaatcaagagaggaaaaagaatg AAATGCACACTTTGCAGCCAGCCTGGTGCTACTATTGGGTGTGAAATTAAAGCCTGCATAAAAACATACCATTACCACTGTGGAGTAGAAGACAAAGCTAAATACATTGAGAATATGTCACGAGGAATTTATAA ACTCTATTGTAAAAACCATAGTGGAAATGATGAAAGAGATgaagaggatgaagaaagagaaagcaaaagccgtggCAAATCAGGCACTGACCATAATGAcattcctcagcagcagctcaatGGAAACTAG